From the genome of Anopheles moucheti chromosome 3, idAnoMoucSN_F20_07, whole genome shotgun sequence, one region includes:
- the LOC128304584 gene encoding uncharacterized protein LOC128304584, with product MAWPIIIGRDLLPSFNIYLTYLKNSTPFMKSPRNEIILPNQDALSVAATELSNIDVYETELELDIGPSLRSKDAALVLSIVKENYLNDSIQRTKLIDYKMKINLTHQTSMAHVDALSRTEAIGAISELDLDFQLQIAQSRDPSIESLKRRLETGSVEGFILQDGLFLESHNISHILNATASPQANGQVERVNRLCEFLESKIEDGGKDISHLRSEAQTNIRASQDRNERYVAGKTRPAPNFKEGELVAIRYTDTANVSKKLNKRFRGPYVIHKVLPHDRYVVRDVEGCQNTQMAYDGVLEADKLRKWAISAET from the exons ATGGCCTGGCCAATTATTATAGGTAGGGATTTACTTCCGTCGTTTAATATTTACCTTACGTACCTTAAGAATTCCACCCCTTTCATGAAGTCACCTcgaaatgaaattatattaCCAAACCAGGATGCGTTAAGCGTAGCAGCCACTGAACTTTCTAATATTGATGTTTATGAAACAGAGCTCGAACTTGACATTGGTCCCTCATTACGTTCAAAGGACGCTGCTCTTGTCTTATCaattgtaaaagaaaattaccTGAACGATTCTATTCAGCGCACTAAGCTGATAGATTATAAAATGAAGATTAACCTCACTCACCA AACTTCCATGGCTCATGTCGACGCCTTGAGCCGAACCGAAGCCATCGGTGCTATCAGTGAGTTGGATCTGGATTTCCAACTACAGATTGCACAATCTCGAGACCCTTCTATTGAATCCCTGAAGCGTAGACTTGAAACTGGTTCCGTTGAAGGATTTATCTTACAGGACGGTTTA TTCCTTGAATCTCACAATATTTCTCATATATTAAACGCTACAGCTTCTCCTCAAGCTAATGGTCAGGTCGAACGTGTTAATCGC TTATGCGAATTCCTTGAGTCTAAGATAGAAGATGGAGGAAAGGATATCAGTCATCTCCGTTCCGAggcacaaacaaatattagAGCGTCACAAGACAGAAATGAACGATACGTTGCAGGAAAGACTAGACCAGCCCCTAATTTTAAGGAAGGAGAGTTAGTTGCCATTCGATATACAGACACGGCTAATGTTAGCAAAAAGCTTAACAAAAGGTTCCGCGGCCCTTACGTAATTCATAAAGTTCTTCCCCACGACAGGTACGTTGTTAGGGATGTCGAAGGATGTCAGAATACGCAGATGGCATATGATGGCGTTTTAGAAGCGGACAAGTTGAGGAAATGGGCTATCAGTGCTGAAACATAG
- the LOC128302493 gene encoding patj homolog yields MHANAKMHLSSDVSNALKHIEIIKQTVEEMEPNKLQLNVSDDLKLVLDLLQDPVFRNIVQIQDSLAELNHQITQHPSILPGDFDIANSGELVLSVPPGTDLFEADYQDEQRVPSAQISPGSPGPGGMLVVTGQPKLNLLDHAQLQATGGGSMGQTGVTPVPQHLQQQPLDAQQLLNASMQLTNDTSLFEVPSIVQDHHHKLQPEQTDQHPLGGPFNDSPKSVPETIVAGGSPADWSRILDIELVNDGTGLGFGIIGARTTGVTVKTILAGGVADRDGRLKSGDQILQIGDVNLHEMVSEQVASVLRQSGTHVQLVVARPIDPATVGTTEYDHSAIVPTVLLANPLKLKQYLADSGFGDIYGVYSIANLDSPGLDNPFGKESPLPDFPETEVFTVELRKDQNGLGITIAGYVCEKEELSGIFVKSVSPGSAADLSGKIQVNDRIIEVDGQSLHGFSNHQAVDVLKQSGHVVKLCLERYLRGPKYDQLQQAIAANEMKPPTPATPPPPLGPTDLSKYGSNILDILPPQALQRTQGKELDGPGEIEDELDDSDVVGMGGDASIVHVAGHKKLSRAKDSIDTQEYREKIKEATIIAEAGALEDSALMDATNPVAIARHHQSTAKLRSSLKGATTVEEVSPDQDPDTTYIVKKWTNILGPEVQIIVANIRKFAASSGLGISLEGTVDVEGGKEVRPHHYIRSILPEGPVGQNGLLRSGDELLEVNGQRLLGMNHLKVVSILKELPQDVCMVCARGDPDLLRFTEEQLISSLEADVAKRNTQHHHPQLHGSLTPSERLVKAKSDGSLATTNGTGMGGGPGGVGVGDGFSKIKSRSLEPLTGLAMWSSEPQIIELIKGERGLGFSILDYQDPLDPNDTLIVIRSLVPGGVAQLDGRLIPGDRLLFVNDTILENASLDQAVQALKGAPKGVVRIGVAKPLPMQDSSLAAPPFDEKSVADSNGAGSGSGKMLSLAKPDIIME; encoded by the exons ATGCATGCGAACGCCAAGATGCATCTCTCCAGCGATGTCTCGAATGCGCTGAAGCACATCGAAATCATCAAGCAGACGGTCGAGGAGATGGAGCCCAACAAGCTGCAGCTCAATGTAAGCGACGACCTGAAGCTGGTGCTCGATCTGCTGCAGGATCCGGTATTTCGCAACATCGTCCAAATCCAGGACTCATTGGCGGAATTGAACCATCAGATCACGCAGCACCCCTCGATACTTCCGGGCGACTTCGATATTGCGAACAGTGGCGAACTGGTGCTGAGTGTCCCACCCGGTACGGATTTGTTCGAGGCGGACTACCAGGATGAGCAGCGGGTCCCATCGGCCCAGATCTCTCCCGGTAGTCCCGGTCCGGGTGGTATGCTGGTTGTTACCGGACAGCCGAAACTGAATCTACTCGACCATGCCCAGCTCCAGGCGACTGGAGGTGGTTCAATGGGCCAGACGGGTGTTACGCCCGTACCACAACACCTGCAGCAACAGCCCCTGGATGCGCAACAGTTGCTGAATGCGTCAATGCAGCTGACCAACGACACGTCGCTGTTCGAGGTGCCTTCGATTGTTCAA GACCACCATCACAAGCTTCAGCCGGAGCAGACAGATCAGCATCCACTCGGAGGGCCGTTTAACGATTCTCCCAAATCGGTACCGGAAACGATCGTTGCTGGCGGTTCTCCAGCTGACTGGTCCCGCATACTCGACATCGAGCTAGTAAACGATGGGACCGGACTGGGTTTCGGTATTATAGGCGCCCGTACAACAGGTGTCACGGTAAAAACGATTCTGGCGGGTGGGGTGGCAGATCGCGATGGAAGGCTGAAGAGTGGCGATCAAATCCTCCAGATCGGTGACGTTAACCTGCACGAGATGGTTTCGGAACAAGTTGCCTCCGTTTTGCGACAGTCCGGTACGCATGTACAGCTCGTAGTGGCACGACCGATCGATCCGGCAACGGTGGGAACAACCGAGTACGATCATTCCGCTATCGTACCAACGGTGCTATTGGCAAACCCGCTGAAACTGAAACAGTATCTAGCGGATTCCGGGTTCGGCGATATCTACGGTGTGTACTCCATCGCAAACCTCGACAGCCCGGGGTTGGACAATCCGTTCGGCAAGGAAAGCCCACTGCCAGACTTCCCCGAGACGGAGGTGTTTACGGTGGAGTTGCGAAAGGATCAGAACGGGTTGGGCATCACGATTGCAGGGTACGTTTGCGAGAAGGAGGAACTGTCCGGTATATTCGTGAAAAGTGTTTCACCGGGCAGTGCGGCCGATCTGAGTGGCAAGATACAAGTGAACGACCGTATTATCGAGGTGGACGGTCAGTCACTGCACGGTTTCTCCAACCATCAAGCGGTAGATGTGCTGAAACAGAGCGGTCACGTAGTTAAGCTGTGCCTGGAGAGGTATCTGCGTGGCCCGAAGTACGACCAGCTGCAGCAGGCAATCGCAGCCAACGAGATGAAACCTCCAACACCAGccacaccaccgccaccactcGGTCCAACCGATCTGTCCAAGTATGGTAGCAACATACTGGACATCTTGCCTCCGCAAGCACTGCAACGCACTCAGGGAAAGGAACTGGATGGGCCGGGTGAGATTGAGGACGAGCTAGATGATAGCGATGTAGTCGGGATGGGTGGAGACGCATCCATCGTACACGTGGCCGGACACAAGAAATTGTCCCGGGCGAAAGATTCGATCGATACGCAAGAATATCGAGAAAAAATCAAGGAGGCCACAATCATTGCTGAGGCAGGTGCGTTGGAAGACAGCGCTCTCATGGACGCTACCAATCCGGTGGCAATTGCACGACACCATCAGAGTACTGCAAAGTTGCGTAGTTCGCTAAAGGGCGCTACCACCGTGGAGGAAGTCTCCCCGGACCAGGATCCCGACACGACGTACATCGTGAAGAAGTGGACCAACATACTTGGCCCGGAGGTTCAGATAATTGTGGCGAATATTCGCAAATTCGCTGCATCGAGTGGGCTCGGAATCTCTCTCGAGGGAACGGTGGATGTGGAGGGTGGGAAGGAAGTTCGTCCACATCACTACATTCGTTCGATCTTACCGGAAGGTCCGGTAGGACAGAATGGGCTGTTGCGTTCGGGTGATGAGTTGCTTG agGTTAACGGTCAACGCTTGCTCGGAATGAATCATCTTAAAGTGGTGTCGATCCTGAAGGAGTTGCCACAGGATGTGTGCATGGTGTGCGCTCGAGGTGATCCAGATCTGTTGCGATTTACCGAGGAGCAACTGATCAGCTCGCTGGAGGCAGATGTGGCCAAACGCAACACTCAGCATCATCACCCGCAGTTGCACGGAAGTCTAACGCCGTCGGAACGATTGGTGAAAGCAAAATCGGACGGCAGTTTGGCCACTACTAATGGTACGGGGATGGGCGGTGGACCCGGCGGTGTCGGTGTGGGCGATGGATTTTCCAAGATCAAATCACGCAGCCTCGAACCGCTCACTGGGCTAGCAATGTGGAGCTCGGAGCCACAGATCATCGAGCTGATCAAGGGAGAGCGTGGGCTCGGGTTCTCCATACTCGACTATCAGGATCCGCTCGATCCGAACGATACACTGATCGTTATCCGATCGCTCGTCCCCGGCGGTGTGGCCCAGCTCGATGGGAGACTTATTCCCGGCGATCGTTTGCTGTTCGTCAACGATACGATCCTAGAGAACGCTTCACTCGATCAAGCGGTACAGGCATTGAAAGGCGCCCCGAAGGGTGTAGTGCGTATCGGTGTTGCCAAACCACTTCCCATGCAGGACTCGTCACTCGCGGCACCACCGTTCGACGAGAAGAGTGTAGCGGACAGCAATGGGGCCGGTTCCGGTAGCGGTAAGATGTTGTCGCTGGCCAAACCGGATATAATAATGGAATGA
- the LOC128302020 gene encoding dnaJ protein homolog 1-like, which translates to MGKDFYKILGVSKSASDDEIKKAYRKLALKYHPDKNKSPQAEERFKEVAEAYEVLSDKKKRDIYDQYGEEGLKGGAGGMPGAGQGGQFQYNFHGDPRATFAQFFGTSDPFSVFFGTDGGGNIFHQEMDGDPFGFDGRGSVGGFPNGAFRSQSFNVHGSPQRKQKLQDPAIEHDLYVSLEDVNAGCQKKMKISKMVMGQDGSARKEEKILSINVKPGWKAGTKITFPREGDQIPGKVPADIVFIIRDKPHQHFKREGSDIKYTAKVTLRQALCGTTVNVPTLSGEMLTISTVGEVVKPHTVKRLQNRGLPFPKEPSRKGDLVVGFDILFPDKVSASTREILADLFPM; encoded by the coding sequence ATGGGGAAAGATTTCTACAAAATTCTCGGCGTTTCGAAAAGTGCCAGTGATGACGAGATTAAGAAGGCGTACCGCAAGCTTGCCCTGAAATATCACCCGGATAAGAACAAATCACCCCAGGCGGAGGAACGCTTCAAGGAGGTGGCCGAAGCGTACGAGGTGTTGTCGGATAAGAAAAAGCGCGACATCTACGACCAGTACGGCGAGGAAGGTCTCAAGGGTGGCGCTGGTGGTATGCCTGGTGCGGGTCAGGGTGGACAGTTCCAGTACAACTTCCACGGTGATCCGCGTGCCACGTTCGCACAGTTCTTCGGCACGAGCGACCCATTCAGCGTATTCTTCGGTACGGATGGTGGTGGCAACATCTTCCACCAGGAGATGGATGGCGATCCGTTCGGGTTCGACGGACGGGGCAGCGTTGGCGGTTTCCCCAATGGTGCCTTCCGTTCGCAGTCGTTTAACGTGCACGGGTCACCGCAGCGTAAGCAGAAACTGCAAGACCCAGCGATCGAACACGATTTATACGTTTCGCTGGAGGACGTTAATGCAGGTTGCCAGAAGAAGATGAAGatttcgaagatggtgatgggcCAGGATGGGTCCGCACGGAAGGAAGAGAAAATCCTAAGCATCAACGTGAAACCGGGCTGGAAGGCGGGCACAAAGATCACATTTCCGCGCGAAGGTGACCAGATTCCTGGCAAGGTCCCAGCCGACATTGTGTTTATCATCCGCGACAAACCGCACCAGCACTTCAAGCGCGAAGGCAGCGATATCAAGTACACGGCGAAGGTAACGCTGCGGCAGGCACTGTGCGGAACGACGGTGAATGTACCCACGTTAAGCGGTGAAATGTTGACCATCTCAACCGTGGGAGAAGTCGTGAAGCCACACACGGTCAAACGTCTGCAGAATCGGGGGTTGCCATTCCCGAAGGAACCCAGCCGGAAGGGTGATCTGGTGGTAGGGTTTGACATCCTTTTCCCCGATAAGGTGTCCGCAAGCACGAGAGAAATCCTAGCGGATCTGTTCCCAATGTAA